taatcccccatgccttaaatgcatattgaccaaatatgaagccgatagctcaaaatccctaggaggagctcgttaaagttcgaggtgagtaaaagggaaaaacggccaaaaattggcctttgacccaaaatggccaacttcctgtgcattttagggcatacccccaagagagctctacctgtgtgccaaatttcagatctctatgaCTTACAGTTCGGCCtttctcacgtttgggggcttGGCTAAGAGGTTAgtccacgcccactgacgacaaCATTAAAGAATGAAAATTTTCATCGGGGGACAACTTTGGGTAAAATTGTGTGAGTTTTggtgcatggcaaagtccccaaattgccccgcaaagatgcaacggaaaaaagaaagaataagaaatcctacgataacaataggcccttgcaggcttcctgctcaggCCTAATGAAAAGACAAGTGAGATCCACCTCTTGGCAACTGTTTGGACTTTACCTGTGCAGTGAGGACAGGGACAGTTTCCAGCGAGCCTTTCTGCTGCTCCACCTCCTCCTTTAGTTTATCAATCAGGTCCTGCTTTATGGCCAGCGCCCGCTCTGCCTCCTCCAGTCTACTGCTAAGATCTCCTCCCTGGAGCAATACGCAGAGCCCAATTTTAGAACAACAAACAATTGAGGGAACAAGTTTGTCTGAGTGCGTTTTTACCTCACTCTTCAGTTTACAATCGTAGTCTCTAAACAAACATGTGTAGGCATGCTGCAGTTGTGACAGTTTTTTCctgagaaataaagaaaaaaaatatattttaaaatacaccTCAGCTTTCTAGATTACACTTTCTGAATATTTTGACAAATGACTACAAACTACAAGGGTAATAGGTGTGCTGAACACACTTCTCCTCTGTGACCACGTGCCTCTCCGACTTCAGGGCATTCTCAAGGCTCTGGACCTGCAGCAGCAGTTTGTCCATGGCCACGTGATGCTGTTTCCTCTGCTGATCCAGCTCTCGCTCTGCCACCTGCAGAGCCTTCACCTTACTGACCAGCCTGCACACAGACAGAAGAAACAGCTCAGGAAAAGAGACAAAACGTATAAATGTGGCTATGCTGATATAAAGTGATGACTCACTTCTCCTCCAGCATTTTGCGCTCGTCATCGCTTTTCTGCAAGAGGATCTGTCTCTCATTCAGTTCCCCCAACAGTGATGTCGCCTGAGCTTTCAGAGCCTCACAGTCCTTGGCCAGCTGATGGAATGCAAATAGAAgtgattaaacattaaaaatacattcacAGACAAAGGCAGCTAAACAATGCAAAGAAATGGTCTGATTTGGATATAATATGGTACACATACAAACACCTGATAGTTATGGAAATAATTAAACCAGGAGGTGGTTAGTCAAGAATGGGCACCATATGTGGAGTGGAGGCATCATGTGTTAAGCAACAGTGTTACTGCTGCCTCAGACAGTCAGGTAAGGTCACCTAAGGTCACCAGACACAGAAGTGGTCTCATGGCCAATATTGGCAGCATTGATAGTTTCACAGTGGTCATGTTGTGGGTTTGCATCAAACTAGGGGATTTACTGTGCAATTGCTCCGCAACTGAAGGGTACTCTTTAACACACAGTGCAGAATTACAAGACGTGTAGTCACTCTCCCATCCTCATCGGTTCCATTGTGGTTGCAGTAAAAGGAGAGTTAAATAGGTCAGAAACATGTTGTGCAGCACTACTGTTTGGTTTTTCAGAGTCATTCTGACAGGGGCAAGATCCCCTGAACCTCTGGCTCTGAAACCAAATGTAGCTCTTTGGGCCCTTCACAGTAGCTCGTAAATAACTTTGACCAACAATAATCTAAAACTGAGCAGGAGTCTCTAAATATAGATGGTAAGTATAAAAAGGCTAGTTCTGGTAGTTCTGTAATGccagatacattttttttcttgcagtaCCTGCAAGGACTCGCCATAGAAGATGgtaaaagaaattattttttggcAACTGGGTATTAAACTATATCATCTGGTCATTTTACATAAAGGTGAAGTGTTCCCCTTGACGAAAATGCATGTTCTCCTTTTGTAAATTTATGATGTTTTCCTTGGTTATAAAACCTACAAATAGTAAAAAATGAACCATAGAACAACCTAATTTTATACAGTAGGTAATTGTGTGCAGAGAAAACTTACAACAAATACATGTCTGCACGCAATTGCCTTAAAACGCCCTGAAATATGCGATGCTCTGCATCAGAATAATCGGTAGGGGCAACACAGGAATTTAACGCTGTAGCTTTGTGAGTCAAGTCAGACCTTCAAAAACTCACTAAATACGAATAATGCATCGTCCACAATGTCACTGATGAGTAAATTAAGTGGCACACAATCTCAGTACTAATGTGGACCCTTTAATCACGCTTATGAAATGTAGTGTTTAATTTTCTGACACTTAAAAGCTCCTGAGTTTTTAAGCATATACACCACACTGACCCAGCTTTGACAAATGCCTATTGTTAAATTACTCAGATTTGTACAGGGGATAAAGACATCCCAACACTGGATATTTTAGGACTGTACTCTGCTGTAGATGGAGCTTCAAGATTATAAAAGCCCTGTAGCAGACCTGGGCACATTCTTTGTCCTTTTGTTTGAGCAGAGCTTCTGTTCTGTCACGCTGAGCTGAGCTCTTCTGCAGGTAATCCAGCTTCTCCTCCAGCTCCCGATACCTACAGGGGAAAGAAATCAGTCACTGGTACATGTCAAAATTGTGCTCAGTCAAAGACTAAAATTATACCTATGGTaactttttataattttatagtGTAAACAATGACTGCAGCACTTTGATATAAACTGGTCATTTAttagcaatgaaatcacatgaTTCAATTTTGTCAAATGAGTAGGAAGACCCTTGAGTAAAATTGCCAATTAGTTACTCAATTAACACCCCTTTTCCTATAAATCTATTTCCTTtatttagctaatagctacttttattttttagcagaAAATAGAAAGAGAAATTCAGTTACATGACGCAGAAAATGattgagaaataaatgattgtttttttgaCAATGGTAAAAATCCCTTCTGATGCATAAGAATGGCATAACAACGAAGTGGATAAAATGTCTGACCTACTTGCGAAACCCACAAGAAACAGAATGAGTTTAGCTTTTGGCAACAGGCAGGCAGTTAGTGACATGTTCACAGAGGGAAGCAAAAGACAGCCACACAGAGCTGTAGGCTCACCTGCCCTGTGTGGCCTCGAGCTGCTCTGTGAGTTTAGCCAGACTAGAGCtgggaaaatgaaacaaaagaggCCAAGGAGGATAAGGCAGAGGCTTTGTTAAgcagaagaaaggaaaaaaatttaattaggCATGCTACAATCCTGAAGACTTAGAGTATACctacctgtacaggtccttctcaaaatattagcatattgtgataaagttcattattttccataatttaatgatgaaaatttaacattcatatattttagattcattgcacactaactgaaatatttcaggtcttttattgtcttaatacggatgattttgacatacagctcatgaaaacccaaaattcctatctcacaaaattagcatatttcatccgaccaataaaagaaaagtgtttttaatccaaaaaacgtcaaccttcaaataatcatgtacagttatgcactcaatacttggtcgggaatccttttgcagaaatgactgcttcaatgcggcgtggcatggaggcaatcagcctgtgggactgctgaggtcttatggaggcccaggatgcttcgatagcggcctttagctcatccagagtgttgggtcttgagtctctcaacgttctcttcacaatatcccacagattctctatggagttcaggtcaggagagttggcaggccaattgagcacagtgataccatggtcagtaaaccatttaccagtggttttggcactgtgagcaggtgccaggtcgtgctgaaaaatgaaatcttcatctccataaagcttttcagcagatggaagcatgaagtgctccaaaatctcctgatagctagctgcattgaccctgcccttgataaaacacagtggaccaacaccagcagctgacacggcaccccagaccatcactgactgtgggtacttgacactggacttctggcattttggcatttccttctccccagtcttcctccagactctggcaccttgatttccgaatgacatgcagaatttgctttcatccgaaaaaagtactttggaccactgagcaacagtccagtgctgcttctctgtagcccaggtcaggcgcttctgccgctgtttctggttcaaaagtggcttgacctggggaatgcggcacctgtagcccatttcctgcacacgcctgtgcatggtggctctggatgtttctactccagactcagtccactgcttccgcaggtcccccaaggtctggaatcggcccttctccacaatcttcctcagggtccggtcacctcttctcgttgggcagcgttttctgccacactttttccttcccacagacttcccactgaggtgccttgatacagcactctgggaacagcctattcgttcagaaatttctttctgtgtcttaccctcttgcttgagggtgtcaatagtggccttctggacagcagtcaggtcggcagtcttacccatgattggggttttgagtgatgaaccaggctgggagttttaaaggcctcaggaatcttttgcaggtgtttagagttaacttgttgattcagatgattaggttcatagctcgtttagagacccttttaatgatatgctaattttgtgagataggaattttgggttttcatgagctgtatgccaaaatcatccatattaagacaataaaagacctgaaatattccagttagtgtgcaatgaatctaaaatatatgaatgttaaattttcatcattacattatggaaaataatgaactttatcacaatatgctaatattttgagaaggacctgtagttataACAGGATACCGCTCCGATTAATTTAACAGAACTACATTAAGGTTTAGCTTAAAGTTAGTTGAGTGCTGTTAGTTTCACAGAATGATCTACATGTATTCATGGGGAACTGAGTCTTACCAGTCAGAGGTGTGCTGTGCCTCGGAGCGAAGTTGAACAGCTTCCTCATTGCCgcttatctgtaaaatattaagATATTCTATCAGCCCACAAACAAGAAGAGCATGATTGCTGTGACGGTAGATGACAAAACAGCTCTGGTACAACTCATTTTTGTAGCAGGGAATGCAAATGATTATTAAAAAGACtggaccagcttccttgtcccaccccacagcatgatgctcacaccttcatgtttcaccatgggtatggtgtgttcagaagAATGTCAAGTGttctttacatgtttttaaatcaactTGCTAGTGGCAAGCCACCTGAAaatgatgcactactttgtgttgttctataaTCAAATACAATGCTAAAGAAATGTAAGGGCTTCAATAAGATTTTGGCACGGCACTGCATTCAGTAAAAAGATCTACTCACAATAAAGTTCACTCTACATTTCACTCTAAGGTGGGTGAAGCAGCCCGTTGTCAATGGCATCATGTCTTGTCTGAACCTCAGCTTAAATTGTTGAtactttgctgttatttttaattatttacaaaaacattcttAACAATAAATTTTCAATAGTTATAGTAAAAAAAGACTGATGTGTGGAAATCTGCGTAATGTTATATTTTTACCTCTTGTATGAATTTGAAAATTCTATTTCCCATCACTCTAAGCTGTACCTGAAATTCATATTTGTGCCCAGCTAGTCTGCGTGTTACCGTACAGGATGTGAAGCTTGCATTTACCTGCGTCTGGAACAGTTTAGCACGCAGGTGGTCAATACAACGATGCTGGCGCTCGATCACTTCTTTTCCCTCGTCCCTTTCCCTCTTCagctcttcagttttttttcttagctCTCTCatctcttcttctgttttttctttgtgtttcttcagcagtTGCAGAAACTCGTTGTCACCCTCCGCAGGCTGTAGACAAGGATATATGATATATTGTCTCAGGCAGCAGAACTGATACCAAAAAgttaaaccttaaaaaaaaaaaaaaaaaccacatggACCAGAACAACTGTGAAAGAACAAGCATGGCAATGctaacatttaatttaacaagaaaaaacttCTTATATATCCAAATAAATACCTGCCAGGATTACCACACAGTCTTCAATACGTTTTTTTCTTGGAACATTAATGGACTCCAAACTGTTTGAATCACCTGACACATTTAAcaagaaacaagagaaaagATCATCCAGCTCCTATCTCAACTTCCTTCCACTGGTTTGCACGGGCTTTTAGACCCAGTTCAACTTAAGTCAGTACCACAGTTTTGCAGAACAAAGACTTTTTAAGAGgacatttaatataaaaggtGCAACAGAAAGAAACATGGTTGTACATCTGGTTTAGATGTAAACCGTGCTGTACATGTTTACATCCAAGTTTTTTAACCTTGGTAAAATCAGTGTTCTGTATTTGTTAAATCAACTCAAACTCTTTTCTCAGGTGTTAAAGACGTTTATGTTTTATACACTTATACACTCTgcagtagaggctgacattttttcgggagtcccacgggtcacgggattcccatgggaatcccgcgggacgggagacagcatcagtaaagatcacgtgattgggacggtacaggataaaaaatgaacgggagcagacgggagcaggagctaaccaataggagggaaaacaaactaggatcaattgtctttggtggagaactggacgtggtaaaattggatttgtaacgtaaagtcagaagtaaggacttatctactAAACTCacagagctgacaggaaagtcgcaaatatgaccgaacttcaggagagttgaatgtagcagtgttaacatgcagtctgctgcttgtaaaatgtatttagttgtaaccaagtacaccagtgattaagggacacttgtaagacagattctggattaaatcagccctgcatctctttattcgtcaaaccaaaagtaccaacatgtgtcaagtctcatctgaccaacaaaactgctccatgtgcactaaagatttaagagcctttgccacagtagaggggaaaggtac
This DNA window, taken from Girardinichthys multiradiatus isolate DD_20200921_A chromosome 1, DD_fGirMul_XY1, whole genome shotgun sequence, encodes the following:
- the ikbkg gene encoding NF-kappa-B essential modulator isoform X1, translating into MVQPQPDGPMQWDMSGEDSGGVLRIPPELAGNEVVIRLLCDNQQLREALRRSNQTLRQRCEEMEGWQQRIREEREFLSCRFQDARLLVEKLALENHSLQCVVNGPGSSSNHSYTTSKTDILPGHPARNGPLEEPKTLDQWERKRVGETEQQTQTTPLRSLPAEGDNEFLQLLKKHKEKTEEEMRELRKKTEELKRERDEGKEVIERQHRCIDHLRAKLFQTQISGNEEAVQLRSEAQHTSDCSSLAKLTEQLEATQGRYRELEEKLDYLQKSSAQRDRTEALLKQKDKECAQLAKDCEALKAQATSLLGELNERQILLQKSDDERKMLEEKLVSKVKALQVAERELDQQRKQHHVAMDKLLLQVQSLENALKSERHVVTEEKKKLSQLQHAYTCLFRDYDCKLKSEVKTHSDKLVPSIVCCSKIGLCVLLQGGDLSSRLEEAERALAIKQDLIDKLKEEVEQQKGSLETVPVLTAQAEIYKADFLAEREAREKLNQKKEELQEQLTQTLAEIDRLKQEATSRARLEQMKMKYMDDFSARPTLIPPQQVGVFPGAAFNTVPPNRNHILAPVNDPGPAGAADVPDLCCPKCNYLAPDMDTLQIHVMDCIQ
- the ikbkg gene encoding NF-kappa-B essential modulator isoform X2, yielding MVQPQPDGPMQWDMSGEDSGGVLRIPPELAGNEVVIRLLCDNQQLREALRRSNQTLRQRCEEMEGWQQRIREEREFLSCRFQDARLLVEKLALENHSLQCVVNGPGSSSNHSYTTSKTDILPGHPARNGPLEEPKTLDQWERKRVGETEQQTQTTPLRSLPAEGDNEFLQLLKKHKEKTEEEMRELRKKTEELKRERDEGKEVIERQHRCIDHLRAKLFQTQISGNEEAVQLRSEAQHTSDWYRELEEKLDYLQKSSAQRDRTEALLKQKDKECAQLAKDCEALKAQATSLLGELNERQILLQKSDDERKMLEEKLVSKVKALQVAERELDQQRKQHHVAMDKLLLQVQSLENALKSERHVVTEEKKKLSQLQHAYTCLFRDYDCKLKSEVKTHSDKLVPSIVCCSKIGLCVLLQGGDLSSRLEEAERALAIKQDLIDKLKEEVEQQKGSLETVPVLTAQAEIYKADFLAEREAREKLNQKKEELQEQLTQTLAEIDRLKQEATSRARLEQMKMKYMDDFSARPTLIPPQQVGVFPGAAFNTVPPNRNHILAPVNDPGPAGAADVPDLCCPKCNYLAPDMDTLQIHVMDCIQ